The following nucleotide sequence is from Synechococcales cyanobacterium T60_A2020_003.
CTAGAAGAGGTGCATCGATTTGCATTGAAACGCACGGTCAGCACACTTAAAAACCTAAGAGAATATTAAATTTTTGTTGGATGCGCTGTAGGCCTTGCAAAAGCTAGTAGTTGTCGTGGATCGTGCCGACTCTAACGACCCTGAGAAAATATTGCGAGACATAACTGCATCTTCACAAAACTTTGCATTTTGGACGGTATTTTTCTCATCTGATAGGGAATAGATGAATCGTTTGCTGCGAGATACGGCCGTGGTCTGAATTTGGCGGGATAACTGACAACTCACGCTACAAATAGAGGTGGACGGTATCACTTTGTCGGATTGAGTAGCAGGCCGCAGAAGATAATGGGAGTAATGCTACTCTGAGACTAGTACTTTTGTTTGTGCTGCTGGTTACACAAGGCTAGGGCTTGGCGATCGCCCCGTAACGAAATACAAGGAGTAACGATGGAATCGTTGATACTGATAGCGGTCTTAATACTTGCAGGGGTGACAGGCTTCTACGCTTGGACGGTTCAAGCACTGCTGAAGCAATTTCAGCAAGAGCATGAAGCGTACAAGAGCATTTTGGATAAGCAGCTCAAAATTACTTCCATGCCGCACTTGTACTGCGATATGCGGTACGACGTGGCGACGAATGTAGCAAAAATAGATGTTTACAACGTTGGCAACACTCCGGCCTACGATGTTTTGGTTAACATCATCGGCTCCTATACAGAGGAGAGTATGGATATTCCGACGTTAATGCGAACCGTGGTGCATCCGCCCTACCGCAAATATCCCCTGGAAGTAGACAAAGTGGGCTATTACGGAATTCGCAGCAGTTCGCGTACACCCACCTTACCCTTTCAAAAACGGTTGGTGATTTCCCTCAACTTGCCGATCCGGCCTGTAGATGTATACGTATTGGTTCAGTTTCGAGAGGTGTTGGGATGGAATTACGGTCAGGCGTACTGTTTTTCCGATATTGATGAGAGCGGCCAGTACCGAGCGAATATTCTCGAACCGATGGGCTTGCAGCCGCTTGAGCGCCTCCATATCTACGACTTAGATGATGTTGATATTTCCGCTGTCGAAAAAGCGATTCCGTATCAGATTGTGGACTTTGTAGATTTGTGGAATCACTCCATTTCTCAGCGCCTGACCATCCTTCACGCGGACAGTAGCGCCCAGCTCCAGGAAGTCTAAAATGCCTAAAAAAAGCTCAGCTTAAAGCGGGTTGCTCCGACGCAGTCTACGGTTGTTCCACACGCTCTATAGTTGCTTCCATCGCGCTGGTGAGGTAGTGGCCTGCCATTAGGCCGCTAGCCATATAGTATTTGTCGTCGCTGAGTTTATGTAGGGTTTCAAAGCCTGTCCGACGTTGGCGATCGCCCAGTACCCAATATCGCTGAACAATCGATTCTGGGGCAATCCAGCCTTCGCCTTCAACCCGCCCCAGCGTGCTGTGCTGAAGTACAAACGTATATTGACGATCGCCCGAATTGAGGCGACCTCGATACTGGAACGCCACTTCTTCTCGCTCTGTACCGGGGAAGGTCAACTTGGTCACCATCGTGTACCAATCGTCGCGGCTCCATGCAACCAAAATTTTTCCCTTAACGACCAATGGTAAGCCATCACGCTCCAGCCAGCTTCCCTGTAGGCTCCATCGTCCTGCCTCCATTAAAAAGGTGTGATTCACAGCGCTGATCCCTGCTTGCGTGCGGCCTGTTCTGTCGGTGTAGATGGCATCTTATTCTATCACTATTAACCAACGGCTCCAGGATGCCGATCGCCCAGTACAACTGCTTTTTTAGCACCTGTCACCGTCGGAATATTGCCAACAATATTCTGGTCATTCCAGTATGCAAGAACGGCAAAGGCGATTGCCTCCTTGAAATCCACACTGATTCCAAACTCTTCTGATACCAACACCTTGGCAGATGCGAGATGGTTGCGCAGACGTTCTACCAGATAAGCGTTACGGCTGCCGCCGCCGCCCAGAATCACATCCGCTGGTAAATGGGGTAAAAAACGACGGTAGCTATCGGCAATGGACGCCGCTGTAAAGTCTGTGAGTGTCGCTAACGTATCTGCCGCACAGAGCGATCGCTCGCTGGCATCAGCTAAACAACGGTGGGCGTAGGCTTGCCCGAACCATTCTCGTCCAGTGGACTTGGGTGGGGCTTGGCTAAAGAATGGATCGTGCAACCACTGGGCAACCAACTCCTCACAGGGTATGCCTTGGGCTGCCCAGGCACCATTAGCATCGTAGGTTTGTTGACCGTCTGAAAGAATTTGTACGGCGAGATCAATGAGCGAGTTTCCTGGCCCCGTATCCCAACCCTTCACATGGGCAAAATAGCTGGAGGCAGGGGCATTGTGAGGAAGCCCTAACGATTCAACCGCAGGTAGGTACGTGACATTCCCAATACCACCAATGTTCTGAATACAGCGATCGCGCGTCGGGTGGCTCAGTAAGCACGCATCAACGGGAGAAACCAGCGGTGCCCCCTGACCGCCGACGGCAATATCCGCCGCTCGAAAGTTATTCACGGTAGGAATCTGTGTGCGTTGAGCAATCACCGCTCCCCGACCGAGTTGCAAACTATAGCCTAAGGTGTGAGGGGCAGCCGTAGGAGGACGATGAAAGACCGTTTGCCCGTGGGAACCAATGAGCGTTGCAGCGGGCTGTCCCTGCTGAACCGCCAGAGCCGCATCTGCAAAGGCATGGGCGATCGCATCATCTAGTTCAGCAAACGCCTGCATGGAGAGCGGCGCACCGTGGCACACCTCTAAAATGCGCGATCGCAAATCGTCTGCATAGGGATAGGTCTTGCCCGCCAGTAAATTGACCTGCAAATCCAGCGTTGTCCCGGTTAACTCGACAATTGCCGCGTCAATGCCATCGGCAGAAGTTCCACTGATTAAGCCGATTACGATGGTCATGCGTTGCTCCTAGGGGGAACTAAACGGGGAGTTGATCAATCCCTTTGTTTGACCCTAGCACCACCATGACGCCGTGATGGGGCAGTTTCCGCACAGGGCTAGGATTGATTTCAAATTTGTCGCTATCCCCCACGGCCAGTAGCGTCAGCCCGTAGCGCGATCGCAGTTCCAGTTCCACAATCGTCTTATCGTAAAACTCTTGCGGAATCACCACTTCTACAATGCTGTGATCCGGGTCAAGTTCAAACCGATCGAGGATGCCGGGACGGGTGAGCGATCGCGCCAATACACATCCCATTTCATGTTCAGGAAAGACAACCCGATCCGCACCCACCCGCTCGAGCAGCTTGCCGTGGATCTCTGTCGAGGCTTTGGCAACCACATAGCGCACCCCAGCCTCCTTCAAATTCAGAGTGGTGACAATACTTTCCTGAATGTAATTCCCGATCGCAATAATCACCGTATCAAAATCAGGAATTCCCGATTCCTTAAGGGCGTAGGGATCGGTCGCATCAAGCTGAAGCGCATGGGACACAATGTGATCGCTGAGGGCTTTGGTCACAAGGCGTTCATCGGAATCAACCCCCAAAACCTCGTACCCCAACTTATGCAGCGTGGCGCACACGGCTCGCCCAAAACGGCCCAGACCAATGACCGCAAACTGTCGATTAGACTGACCGCGCAAATAGCGTAAAAAGCTTAGCGAAGACATAGAGAGTAAAAAACTAGGGTGGGAAACCAGCAGAGCCTACAACGTTCTGGGAGCATTGCAAACTTCATGTAGAGATGAATCTAGTCTACGGGTTGAATGCGTCGATGAGAAGCGATCGCCCGACAGTCTCGCATTGCTTCTTAACCAACCAACAAATTCTCCTCTGGATAGTTAACAGTTGTCGGCTTGGGATCACCAAGGATGGATGCCATTAAGATCAGCACCCCTACTCGCCCCACATACATTACCCCAATGATAATGATCTTGCCGATCGGGGTGAGGGCTGCGGTGATGCCTGTGGATAATCCAACCGTCGCAAACGCAGATACGACTTCAAATAACAAGCGGATAAACTCGATCTCCGGGTCAAACCAAGATATCAGTGTCGTTGCCAGCACGATCGTAATCCCAGACCCAAACACCACCCCAACGGCCTTGATGATCAATGTCATCGGAATCTGACGTTGATAGCATAAAACCTCTTCTTTCCCCTGCAAAACAGCTTTCGTGCAGGCCATCAAGATTCGCAGCGTCGTCGTTTTAATGCCCCCTCCCGTACTGCCGGGACTCGCGCCGACAATCATCAGGGCGATCGTCATAAAGAGTGCTGTGTCGGTCATTTGACCATAATCCACCGTGTTGAATCCGGCGGTGCGCGGCATGACAGACTGGGACCAGGCAAAGATGAGATGTTCCCACGCGGTTGCACTGCCGTTAAAGTCGGGATGGCTGATTGGTGTGGCCAGAAAGGCGACAACCCCAAAAATCAGCAAAAAAATGGTTGTACTGGTGACGATTTTGAAGTTCAGCGAAAAAACTGTACACTCCTGCACCCCTCGTAAGCGGTTTCTGAACCAGAAGAAGCCTTCCATAATCACCTGGTAGCCGATACCACCAAAGATAATCAGTCCTGGAATAACAAGGTTGATCGGGACGGAAACGGCATACCCCATCAAACTGTCAGCAAACAGGCTAAAACCAGCGTTATTGAATGCACTAATGCTATGAAAGATCGCTAACCAAAGGCTATAGCCAGGGCCGTAATCCGCTAGAAACACTGGAAGCAGGCAAAAGACTCCCGTGAGTTCGAAAATGAGCGTCATTGCAATAATCGATCGAACAAGGCGCGTTGCTCCAGACATCCCCGGTATATCTAGGGATTGCTGAATAGCAAGTTTTTCCCGCAGTCCAAACCGTCGCCCCAGCAAAATCAACAGGAATGTTGTAACCGTCATGTATCCCAAGCCGCCAATTTGGATAAGCAGCAAAATAACGGCTTGCCCAAAGGGAGAATAGTAACTTCCTGTATCTTCCACAATGAGTCCGGTCACACAAACAGCCGAGGTTGAGGTGAATAGCGCTGTAATGATGGAACTCCAACTGCCATCGGCTGTCGATAGGGGAAGCATGAGTAGAAATGCACCCACGGTGATCACAGCTAAAAATCCTAGAGAAATGGTTCGTGAGACGGTCATGGGTTTGCGATGTACTGCATGGATATAGAGTAGTTTGATCCAGAGATTCTGACTGATCTTTGACTGGATAGGGACAGAGCGCAATAGGTATTTGGCGTTATTTAAAGGACAGTATTAAGATCTGCCCAGTCCCCTGGTTGAAACTGAATGTTCGCACAGGTAGACCTTAATCCAGCGCAGTAGTGAGCTTTTGACCCATGACGTTGACTTTACAACAGCGAATTCAGAACTTCTATGACGCCTCATCCGGACTGTGGGAAGACGTTTGGGGTGAGCACATGCACCACGGATATTACGGCGCGAACGGAACGATAGCCAAAGAGCGGCGGCAAGCGCAAATTGATCTGATTGAGGAACTCCTCACTTGGGCAGAGGTGCAAAGGGTAGACAACCTGCTGGACCTGGGTTGTGGTATTGGGGGCAGTTCGGTATATCTTGCCCAACGCTATGGTGCAACGGCGACTGGCATTACCTTAAGCCCTGTACAAGCAGCACGGGCAACGGAACGGGCGGCTGAGGCTGGAGTACAGGCGCAGTTTCAGGTGGCCGATGCGTTGCATACTCCATTTGATGATGATGCGTTTGATTTAGTCTGGTCGCTGGAAAGCGGTGAGCATATGCCCGATAAGGTACAGTTTTTTCGAGAATGCTACCGCGTGCTAAAACCTGGCGGAACGTTTCTGTGTGCGACATGGTGCCATCGTCCTATCGATAACACTCCCCTCACCGCTGCTGAACAGAGACATTTAGAGAGGATCTATCAAGTGTATTGCTTGCCCTACGTGATTTCGCTACCAGAATACGAGCAGATTGCAACCGATTTGGGGTTTCAAAACCTTCGGACAGCAGACTGGTCTACGGCAGTGGCTCCGTTTTGGGATGTGGTGATTGGGTCAGCCATGACGCCAGGGGCGATCGCCGGATTACTTCGCTCTGGCTGGGGAACGATTCAAGCCGCGCTTTCTCTAGGACTGATGCGACGGGGGTATCAACGCGGCTTAGTTCGGTTTGGCGTCTTGGCGGCCACGAAGTAGGGTGACGATTTGCGTCAGGCGGACTAGACGAAATAGGCAGCACATTGCGTAAGATTAAGCGAAATGGTTAAGCAAGGTACCTATGAGTTTAGTATCTGAGGACAAAACACCCTCGTCGAAGCGGGAACGTTCTTCTGTGCATCTCCTCCAGCGTCGATTTCCCTTTATTTACGCACTTTGGAAATTTTCACGACCGCACACCATCATTGGAACGACCCTGAGCGTTCTGGGGTTGTACCTGATTGCCTTGGCAGAGCGATCGCCCCTAGCTGTAGCTGAACCCAATGGCTGGCTTATCCTCGCATCCATCGGCCTCACCTGGCTTACGTGCATTTGTGGCAATGTTTACATCGTGGGCTTAAACCAGATCGAGGATGTTGAAATTGATCGCATCAATAAACCCCATCTTCCCTTGGCCTCCGGTGAATTTTCCCGTCCCCAGGCGATCGCCATTGTGGGGATAACGGGGATACTGGCGATCGCCCTATCAGTCCTCCAAGGATACGGATTAATGGCAACCGTAGGGCTGAGTGTGCTGATCGGAACGGCCTATTCGTTGCCCCCCATTCGACTAAAGCGCTTTCCCTTATGGGCATCGGTGTGCATTTTCACCGTGCGCGGTGTGGTCGTGAATTTAGGACTATTTCTCCATGCCCGTCAGGTCGTGGGCGATCGCCATCTGTGGCTCTGGAATCAAGGGGCATTTAATTTAGACCTTCCCTCACCCGTTTGGCTGTTGACGGCGTTTATTTTGGGCTATACTTTCGCGATCGCCATTTTCAAAGATATTCCTGACTTGGAGGGCGATCGCCAGTACAATATCCAGACCTTTACCGTAACCTTAGGTGCAGCAACGGTCTTGAATTGGGCGCGTTGGGTGATTACAGCCTGCTACGTAGGGGTGATGTTGGGGGCAATGGTGATTCCGTCCATCCATACAGGCTTTGTAATAACGACCCACGTTGCCGTTCTGATCCTGTTTTGGATGCGGAGTGGGCGGGTGAGTTTGCATCAAAAACAGGCGATCGCCCAGTTTTACCAATTCATTTGGAAGCTGTTTTTTCTGGAATATATCTTGTTTCCGATCGCCTGCTGGTTAGCGTGACGGATAGACAGCGCTTACAGTTTGCCGTCGAAGCGTTGATACCAGACGACATTGCCCAAAACCGTCAGCGTAAAGGCAATGCCGCCACCTACCCAAGCCAGCATGGGATCGTAGCCTCCACGGGTGAGGGTTTGCATCCAAAGGTGGGTGCGATCGGAGGCGACGATTTGATCGGCAACGGCTGGGAAGAGGTACATCAGCGATGCGCCCACAATCAGCCAACCGACCATGGAAACCAGGATAAAAATAGTTTTTGCTGTAGATTGAGTGCCCATTAATAACCGAAACTCAAACGCATCAAGATTATCGTTGAGCCTACCATGAAGACCTCTGGGCGATCGAGGGGCAGCTAGGGGGAAAATTCTAAAGACCCAATGGATGCTTTAGCGCTGGCTCGATAGAGGGCATCGACAAGAAACCAATGATGTGGTACACAGCCGATAATGTAACAGTTGCCAAATTGTTGGTCATGACAATCGAGTCTGTCAGAAGACCAGACTGCTTTCCTTCTTTACCAGCCTAATTCTACGGGACTGACGGGGCTCGAACCCGCAACTTCCGCCGTGACAGGGCGGTGCTCTAACCAATTGAACTACAGTCCCTTATTTAGTGCGTTAGCGTGACTCTTATTATGCGGAATTCGCGATGATTTGTCAAATGCTTTGTCGAGATTTTTGCGAGAAGCCCTTAAGATATCTCAAAACCACCCATTTCAGTGCAGGGCTTATGATTATACGTGACGCTGGGAAAGACGATTTGGCATCCATTGTCGATATCTATAATTCAACTGTCCACAGCCGGATGGTGACTGCGGATTTACAGCCTATTGCAGTGGAGGATCGCCTAAGCTGGTTTCATAGCCATAAACCTCACCAGCGTCCGCTCTGGGTAGCTGAGAGTGACGGTCGTGTAGCTGGATGGTTGAGCATGCACTCCTTTTACGGGCGACCTGCCTACCACATCACCGCAGAGTTGAGCATTTATATCTCGCCCGACTATCGGCACTGCGGTATTGGGAGCCAACTTCTCCAAGCGGCCATTGAAAAAAGTCCGAGCTTTGGGCTGGTCAATCTCGTCGGCTTTATTTTTGCCCACAACACGCCTAGTTTGGGGTTGTTTAAGAAGTTTGGGTTTCAGCAATGGGGCTATCTGCCTGAAGTAGCGGAGTTTGAAGGGGTTTTGCGAGATCTGGTCATTGTTGGATTAAAACTGGGTGGCTCGGACGCATGAGCGTAGTGGTGTTTGGCAGTATCAATATGGATTTGGTGGCGCGATCGCCCCGTTTACCTGTACCGGGGGAAACGCTGACGGGCTACGATTTTACAGCCGTTCCGGGTGGCAAAGGGGCGAATCAAGCGGTGGCGGCGGCTCGATTAGGATTGCCAACCCAGATGGTCGGTCGTGTAGGGAGCGATAGTTTTGGCCGAGAATTGCTTGCCCATCTGAACTGGGCAGGTGTGAAGCGCGATCGCCTTTACATTGATCCGTCGGCCCATTCCGGCGTCGCGATGATTGCCGTTGACGATCGCGCCGAAAATCATATCATTGTGGTTCCGGGTGCCAATGGGAACGTGGGCGAGGAGGATATTCGTCGATTGCGGGAACTGTTGTCATCGGCAAAGGTATTACTACTCCAGCTTGAGATTCCTATGCCTGCCGTAGTTTCGGCTGCTCAAGTGGCGCGGGAATTTGGCGTGAAGGTGATCCTAGACCCGGCTCCAGTCCCCACCCGTCTGCCGGAGGAGCTCTACAGCTTAGTGGATATCCTCACTCCAAATCGGATTGAAGCAGGTCAACTGGTGGGTTTCCCGGTTCCAAATCTAGAAATGGCGGCAGAGGCGGCCCTCGTACTGCGCGATCGCGGCGTGGAAACTGTAATTATCAAAATGGGCGAACGGGGGGTGCTGTGTATGTCCTCCGAGGAGCGCTTTGTTCGACCTGCGTTTACCGTGAACGCTATTGATACGGTGGCGGCGGGGGATGCGTTTAATGGTGGCTTAGGGGCAGCGTTGGCGGAGGGGCGATCGCTCGAACAGGCAGTCATTTGGGGCTCGGCAGCGGGGGCGATCGCGGTAACTCGTTTGGGTGCTCAGTCGGCTATGCCCAGTCGGACAGAATTGATTCAATTTTTGGAAAAGTGGAAGTACCGGATCTAGTCTGTGCCGAAGTTATCCATGAAAAAACCTCTTTCCCGGTGCAATGCGACGAGAAAGAGGTTGAATTGTTTGATTTAGGGGGCGATCGCCTTAGCGCTTCACTAGCTTCTTAGACATCTTCCGCAGACGGATAGACTCTGGGGTCACTTCCAACAATTCGTCAGGGCCGATGTACTCCAGGGCTCGCTCTAGGCTCATGTCAACGGGAGCTTGGAGTTGAACCAATTCCTCGCCGCCCGATGCACGGTGGTTGGTGAGCTGCTTGGTCTTACAAACGTTCAGCTCTAGATCCTGAGGCCGATTGTGCTCTCCGACAATCATGCCCTTGTAGACTTTGGTGCCAGGAGTGATGAAGAAGACTCCCCGATCTTCGGCATTCTTCATCGCGTAGAAAGTTGCCGTTCCTTCCTCAAAAGAAATCAAAACGCCATTCCGACGGGTTTCTACATCACCGGACAGCGGACGATAATCCTGGAAGCTGTGGTTCATGATGCCGTCACCCCGGGTCAAGCGCATAAACTCGCCCCGGAAGCCAATCAGACCCCGTGCAGGAATCACAAACTCAATTTGGGTACGACCATTGCCACCCACGCGCATGTCCTGCATTTCGCCGCGACGCTGACCTAGGCGTTCGATACAGCCGCCCACAGCCTCTTCAGGAACATCTAGAACCAGGAGTTCAAAGGGTTCGCAGGGCTGACCGTTGACTTCACGGTAAATCACCTGGGGCTGGGATACTTGGAATTCGTATCCTTCGCGGCGCATGGTTTCAATCAGAATGCCGAGGTGCAGTTCCCCCCGACCGGATACAGCAAACTTATCGGGAGAATCCGTCTCTTCAACGCGCAGCGCAACGTTGGTTTCTAGCTCTCGCATGAGGCGATCGCGCAATTGGCGAGAGGTCACATAGGAGCCTTCCTGTCCGGCAAACGGCGAATCGTTTACCGAGAAAGTCATCTGCAATGTGGGTTCGTCTACCTTAATGAGAGGCAGCGCTTGGGGATTGGTCGGATCGGTGATGGTTTCACCAATGTTGGCGTCACCAAAGCCAGCCACGGCGACAATTTGCCCCGCTGTGGCTTCGTCCAGTT
It contains:
- a CDS encoding anhydro-N-acetylmuramic acid kinase, encoding MTIVIGLISGTSADGIDAAIVELTGTTLDLQVNLLAGKTYPYADDLRSRILEVCHGAPLSMQAFAELDDAIAHAFADAALAVQQGQPAATLIGSHGQTVFHRPPTAAPHTLGYSLQLGRGAVIAQRTQIPTVNNFRAADIAVGGQGAPLVSPVDACLLSHPTRDRCIQNIGGIGNVTYLPAVESLGLPHNAPASSYFAHVKGWDTGPGNSLIDLAVQILSDGQQTYDANGAWAAQGIPCEELVAQWLHDPFFSQAPPKSTGREWFGQAYAHRCLADASERSLCAADTLATLTDFTAASIADSYRRFLPHLPADVILGGGGSRNAYLVERLRNHLASAKVLVSEEFGISVDFKEAIAFAVLAYWNDQNIVGNIPTVTGAKKAVVLGDRHPGAVG
- a CDS encoding TrkA family potassium uptake protein; translation: MSSLSFLRYLRGQSNRQFAVIGLGRFGRAVCATLHKLGYEVLGVDSDERLVTKALSDHIVSHALQLDATDPYALKESGIPDFDTVIIAIGNYIQESIVTTLNLKEAGVRYVVAKASTEIHGKLLERVGADRVVFPEHEMGCVLARSLTRPGILDRFELDPDHSIVEVVIPQEFYDKTIVELELRSRYGLTLLAVGDSDKFEINPSPVRKLPHHGVMVVLGSNKGIDQLPV
- a CDS encoding ATPase: MTVSRTISLGFLAVITVGAFLLMLPLSTADGSWSSIITALFTSTSAVCVTGLIVEDTGSYYSPFGQAVILLLIQIGGLGYMTVTTFLLILLGRRFGLREKLAIQQSLDIPGMSGATRLVRSIIAMTLIFELTGVFCLLPVFLADYGPGYSLWLAIFHSISAFNNAGFSLFADSLMGYAVSVPINLVIPGLIIFGGIGYQVIMEGFFWFRNRLRGVQECTVFSLNFKIVTSTTIFLLIFGVVAFLATPISHPDFNGSATAWEHLIFAWSQSVMPRTAGFNTVDYGQMTDTALFMTIALMIVGASPGSTGGGIKTTTLRILMACTKAVLQGKEEVLCYQRQIPMTLIIKAVGVVFGSGITIVLATTLISWFDPEIEFIRLLFEVVSAFATVGLSTGITAALTPIGKIIIIGVMYVGRVGVLILMASILGDPKPTTVNYPEENLLVG
- a CDS encoding methyltransferase domain-containing protein, with product MTLTLQQRIQNFYDASSGLWEDVWGEHMHHGYYGANGTIAKERRQAQIDLIEELLTWAEVQRVDNLLDLGCGIGGSSVYLAQRYGATATGITLSPVQAARATERAAEAGVQAQFQVADALHTPFDDDAFDLVWSLESGEHMPDKVQFFRECYRVLKPGGTFLCATWCHRPIDNTPLTAAEQRHLERIYQVYCLPYVISLPEYEQIATDLGFQNLRTADWSTAVAPFWDVVIGSAMTPGAIAGLLRSGWGTIQAALSLGLMRRGYQRGLVRFGVLAATK
- a CDS encoding homogentisate phytyltransferase, which gives rise to MSLVSEDKTPSSKRERSSVHLLQRRFPFIYALWKFSRPHTIIGTTLSVLGLYLIALAERSPLAVAEPNGWLILASIGLTWLTCICGNVYIVGLNQIEDVEIDRINKPHLPLASGEFSRPQAIAIVGITGILAIALSVLQGYGLMATVGLSVLIGTAYSLPPIRLKRFPLWASVCIFTVRGVVVNLGLFLHARQVVGDRHLWLWNQGAFNLDLPSPVWLLTAFILGYTFAIAIFKDIPDLEGDRQYNIQTFTVTLGAATVLNWARWVITACYVGVMLGAMVIPSIHTGFVITTHVAVLILFWMRSGRVSLHQKQAIAQFYQFIWKLFFLEYILFPIACWLA
- a CDS encoding N-acetyltransferase, with product MIIRDAGKDDLASIVDIYNSTVHSRMVTADLQPIAVEDRLSWFHSHKPHQRPLWVAESDGRVAGWLSMHSFYGRPAYHITAELSIYISPDYRHCGIGSQLLQAAIEKSPSFGLVNLVGFIFAHNTPSLGLFKKFGFQQWGYLPEVAEFEGVLRDLVIVGLKLGGSDA
- the rbsK gene encoding ribokinase: MSVVVFGSINMDLVARSPRLPVPGETLTGYDFTAVPGGKGANQAVAAARLGLPTQMVGRVGSDSFGRELLAHLNWAGVKRDRLYIDPSAHSGVAMIAVDDRAENHIIVVPGANGNVGEEDIRRLRELLSSAKVLLLQLEIPMPAVVSAAQVAREFGVKVILDPAPVPTRLPEELYSLVDILTPNRIEAGQLVGFPVPNLEMAAEAALVLRDRGVETVIIKMGERGVLCMSSEERFVRPAFTVNAIDTVAAGDAFNGGLGAALAEGRSLEQAVIWGSAAGAIAVTRLGAQSAMPSRTELIQFLEKWKYRI
- the typA gene encoding translational GTPase TypA, translating into MTLPIRNVAIIAHVDHGKTTLVDALLKQSGAFREGEDIPDCVMDSNTLERERGITILSKNTAVRYGETLINIVDTPGHADFGGEVERVLGMVDGCILIVDANEGPMPQTRFVLKKALEKGLRPIVVVNKIDRPQADPFGAIDKVLDLFLELGADDDQCEFPYLFASGLSGYAKADLDDEGVDMKPLFEAILEHVPAPVGDINKPLQLQVTTLDYSEYLGRIVIGRIHNGTIQMGQQAALVKDTGDVVKAKITKLLGFEGLKRVELDEATAGQIVAVAGFGDANIGETITDPTNPQALPLIKVDEPTLQMTFSVNDSPFAGQEGSYVTSRQLRDRLMRELETNVALRVEETDSPDKFAVSGRGELHLGILIETMRREGYEFQVSQPQVIYREVNGQPCEPFELLVLDVPEEAVGGCIERLGQRRGEMQDMRVGGNGRTQIEFVIPARGLIGFRGEFMRLTRGDGIMNHSFQDYRPLSGDVETRRNGVLISFEEGTATFYAMKNAEDRGVFFITPGTKVYKGMIVGEHNRPQDLELNVCKTKQLTNHRASGGEELVQLQAPVDMSLERALEYIGPDELLEVTPESIRLRKMSKKLVKR